The following are encoded in a window of Pectinophora gossypiella chromosome 8, ilPecGoss1.1, whole genome shotgun sequence genomic DNA:
- the LOC126368694 gene encoding ribonuclease Z, mitochondrial isoform X2 codes for MYGKRVLFSRVVSLSNVRYFKKDSSKKLLEFLAGMPKANSARILENQRQRQHIAKKSEKYGPSCVYLQVLGSGARGAPNTLYLFTDQKRYLFNCGECTQRLAHEHKVKLSRLDHIFITSKTWKNIGGLPGLSLTLQDVGVPSITLHGPEGLDELYSATKRFVIMKDMNVTMAKCSPSEDFEDNVMSVKYVILGPNDEIFSKDLKPAAKRQKLADPIEKGFEEFFRDDTDYYKPELRNYDGSARRHVKPKPMPGRAASNNQDPMKRKTEKVLHDLQKKSHCTVSYICTLKKRLGTLDLAKCVELGVKPGPMLGQLKNGHDVVLPDGTLVLSKDVKTPDDPGPVFIVLDVPNISYLKESEFSAHFANGVNPPENIPTLIVHFSPPEVFHSESYKGFLALFGPTTRHLILNGQNSCLGSESAHRTQHKLHLLDPDIFPLLKDVSMPAVWNAHPPIPKTNSPIRLKGMEELKNKIALAQFQNIINMEGSPKGEHRPPSEEPKAELTELIAGRTLTMFHLRPKRQLDRTSEPKLHIQDYIQETMDVDGFVGSLEQFRRLVDSMRYTKRGSQQEYPKVVFLGTGSCIPSKTRNTSAIVIHVDENRSILLDCGEGTFGQLVRFYGPKKVNSFLRTLRAIYISHLHADHHIGLIGVLQARRQAYEEISHSDPPDPICLLAPGQIVSWLSLYDLQFERIRNEFTLIPNQNLLVDSTPELSPAILASLGLQQLHTCHVVHCPNAFGVALHISNYKITYSGDTLPCETLVKLGQDSTLLIHEATMEDELADEARMKMHSTTTQAIEIGRQMNAQYTVLTHFSQRYARLPRLNANILNDNDSVGIAFDNMQITMSDLDLLPHMYAPLQLMFAEHCVEMELKAAHRACQKLRAEARRSFPDIAGTSPSNTKQLQTTVSPTRKSKSPEPQTTSKIEIKTPEPETIKTDTAITQPMNTNEPTTDNETKPIDKPETSENVDVKMENVGER; via the exons ATGTACGGTAAAAGGGTTTTGTTTAGTCGAGTAGTTAGTTTATCAAACGTTAGATATTTCAAGAAGGATAGCTCTAAGAAACTGCTGGAATTTCTAGCCGGTATGCCGAAAGCAAATTCAGCCCGTATCTTGGAGAATCAACGTCAAAGACAGCATATTGCAAAGAAAAGTGAGAAGTATGGGCCCAGTTGTGTTTACCTGCAAGTCCTGGGCTCCGGAGCACGAGGAGCCCCAAACACTCTGTACTTATTCACTGACCAGAAAAG GTATCTATTCAACTGCGGGGAATGTACCCAGAGGCTTGCTCATGAGCACAAGGTTAAACTGTCCCGACTTGACCACATCTTCATAACCAGCAAGACTTGGAAGAACATTGGTGGACTCCCAGGGTTGTCACTGACACTGCAGGATGTTGGTGTGCCCAGCATCACACTGCATGGACCTGAAGGCTTG GATGAACTCTATAGTGCCACTAAGAGATTTGTAATAATGAAGGACATGAATGTAACCATGGCAAAGTGCAGTCCCTCTGAAGACTTTGAAGACAATGTTATGAGTGTTAAATATGTGATACT AGGACCCAATGACGAGATATTTTCAAAAGATCTAAAGCCAGCGGCAAAGAGACAGAAACTAGCAGATCCTATTGAGAAGGGATTCGAAGAATTCTTTCGAGATGACACAGACTACTACAAACCGGAGTTGCGTAATTATGATGGATCAGCTCGACGGCATGTGAAACCTAAACCAATGCCAGGCAGGGCTGCATCAA ATAACCAGGATCCCATGAAAAGAAAGACTGAAAAGGTTTTACATGATCTACAGAAGAAATCGCATTGCACTGTGTCATACATCTGTACTCTTAAG AAACGCCTAGGAACTCTAGACCTGGCGAAATGCGTGGAACTGGGAGTGAAGCCAGGTCCGATGCTCGGGCAGCTGAAGAACGGCCACGACGTGGTGCTGCCGGACGGCACGCTCGTCTTGTCCAAGGACGTGAAGACGCCTGATGACCCTGGGCCTGTGTTTATAG TGCTAGACGTGCCGAATATATCGTACCTCAAGGAGAGTGAGTTCTCCGCTCACTTTGCGAATGGCGTTAACCCTCCAGAGAATATTCCCACTCTAATCGTACACTTCTCTCCGCCAGAAGTCTTCCATAGTGAATC GTACAAAGGTTTTCTAGCGCTGTTTGGGCCGACAACGCGCCATCTAATCCTCAACGGCCAGAACTCCTGCCTAGGTTCGGAATCCGCGCACCGTACGCAACACAAGTTGCACCTGCTAGACCCTGACATATTCCCACTGCTCAAGGACGTTAGTATGCCCGCTGTGTGGAACGCCCATCCCCCTATACCAAAGACCAACAGTCCTATCAGACTGAAAGGGATGGAAGAATTAAAGAATAAG ATTGCACTCGCGCAGTTCCAGAACATAATAAACATGGAGGGGTCACCGAAAGGGGAACATCGGCCTCCTAGCGAGGAACCGAAGGCCGAGCTGACGGAACTCATCGCTGGACGGACACTCACAATGTTCCACTTGAGACCTAAGAGGCAGCTCGACAG AACATCAGAACCAAAGCTCCACATACAAGACTACATCCAAGAGACCATGGATGTGGACGGCTTCGTGGGTTCCTTAGAACAGTTCCGCCGCCTGGTCGACAGCATGCGATACACTAAGCGAGGCTCCCAGCAGGAGTATCCCAAGGTGGTGTTCCTCGGGACCGGTTCCTGTATACCCAGCAAGACTAGAAATACTAGTGCTATCGTGATTCATGTTGA TGAGAACCGCTCAATATTGCTGGATTGCGGTGAAGGCACCTTCGGCCAACTAGTCCGTTTTTACGGGCCGAAGAAAGTCAACTCATTCCTGAGGACGCTCAGGGCCATCTACATCTCACATCTGCATGCTGATCATCATATTG GTCTAATCGGCGTGCTGCAAGCGAGACGGCAGGCGTATGAGGAGATCAGCCACAGCGACCCTCCCGACCCGATATGCCTGCTGGCCCCCGGACAGATCGTGTCCTGGCTCTCTCTGTATGACCTGCAGTTTGAGAGGATCCGCAATGAGTTTACTCTCATACCTAATCAGAATCTG CTAGTAGACAGTACACCAGAGCTGTCCCCCGCGATCCTGGCCAGCCTAGGGCTACAGCAGCTGCACACATGCCACGTGGTGCACTGCCCCAACGCCTTCGGAGTGGCGCTCCATATCAGCAACTACAAGATCACATACTCCGGTGACACCTTGCCCTGCGAGACGCTTGTTAAACTAG GCCAAGACTCGACTCTGCTGATCCACGAAGCGACTATGGAAGACGAGTTGGCAGATGAGGCTCGTATGAAGATGCACTCGACAACAACTCAGGCCATAGAGATAGGACGGCAAATGAACGCTCAGTACACGGTGTTAACCCACTTCAGTCAGCGGTACGCGCGGCTGCCGCGACTTAATGCGAACATACTCAACGATAACGATAGCGTTGGCATCGCCTTCGATAATATGCAG ATAACAATGAGCGACCTGGACCTCCTCCCACACATGTATGCGCCGCTCCAACTGATGTTCGCGGAACATTGCGTCGAGATGGAACTGAAGGCGGCGCACCGGGCCTGCCAGAAACTACGCGCTGAAGCGCGCCGCTCCTTCCCCGACATCGCCGGTACTTCACCTTCTAACACAAAGCAACTACAGACAACTGTCAGCCCTACCCGAAAGAGCAAATCTCCTGAACCACAGACAACTTCTAAGATAGAAATAAAAACACCCGAACCAGAGACAATCAAAACAGATACTGCAATAACTCAACCAATGAACACAAATGAACCAACCACAGACAACGAAACAAAACCCATAGACAAACCAGAGACAAGTGAAAATGTAGACGTTAAGATGGAAAATGTTGGAGAGCGgtag
- the LOC126368694 gene encoding ribonuclease Z, mitochondrial isoform X1: protein MYGKRVLFSRVVSLSNVRYFKKDSSKKLLEFLAGMPKANSARILENQRQRQHIAKKSEKYGPSCVYLQVLGSGARGAPNTLYLFTDQKRYLFNCGECTQRLAHEHKVKLSRLDHIFITSKTWKNIGGLPGLSLTLQDVGVPSITLHGPEGLDELYSATKRFVIMKDMNVTMAKCSPSEDFEDNVMSVKYVILGPNDEIFSKDLKPAAKRQKLADPIEKGFEEFFRDDTDYYKPELRNYDGSARRHVKPKPMPGRAASSMDNQDPMKRKTEKVLHDLQKKSHCTVSYICTLKKRLGTLDLAKCVELGVKPGPMLGQLKNGHDVVLPDGTLVLSKDVKTPDDPGPVFIVLDVPNISYLKESEFSAHFANGVNPPENIPTLIVHFSPPEVFHSESYKGFLALFGPTTRHLILNGQNSCLGSESAHRTQHKLHLLDPDIFPLLKDVSMPAVWNAHPPIPKTNSPIRLKGMEELKNKIALAQFQNIINMEGSPKGEHRPPSEEPKAELTELIAGRTLTMFHLRPKRQLDRTSEPKLHIQDYIQETMDVDGFVGSLEQFRRLVDSMRYTKRGSQQEYPKVVFLGTGSCIPSKTRNTSAIVIHVDENRSILLDCGEGTFGQLVRFYGPKKVNSFLRTLRAIYISHLHADHHIGLIGVLQARRQAYEEISHSDPPDPICLLAPGQIVSWLSLYDLQFERIRNEFTLIPNQNLLVDSTPELSPAILASLGLQQLHTCHVVHCPNAFGVALHISNYKITYSGDTLPCETLVKLGQDSTLLIHEATMEDELADEARMKMHSTTTQAIEIGRQMNAQYTVLTHFSQRYARLPRLNANILNDNDSVGIAFDNMQITMSDLDLLPHMYAPLQLMFAEHCVEMELKAAHRACQKLRAEARRSFPDIAGTSPSNTKQLQTTVSPTRKSKSPEPQTTSKIEIKTPEPETIKTDTAITQPMNTNEPTTDNETKPIDKPETSENVDVKMENVGER from the exons ATGTACGGTAAAAGGGTTTTGTTTAGTCGAGTAGTTAGTTTATCAAACGTTAGATATTTCAAGAAGGATAGCTCTAAGAAACTGCTGGAATTTCTAGCCGGTATGCCGAAAGCAAATTCAGCCCGTATCTTGGAGAATCAACGTCAAAGACAGCATATTGCAAAGAAAAGTGAGAAGTATGGGCCCAGTTGTGTTTACCTGCAAGTCCTGGGCTCCGGAGCACGAGGAGCCCCAAACACTCTGTACTTATTCACTGACCAGAAAAG GTATCTATTCAACTGCGGGGAATGTACCCAGAGGCTTGCTCATGAGCACAAGGTTAAACTGTCCCGACTTGACCACATCTTCATAACCAGCAAGACTTGGAAGAACATTGGTGGACTCCCAGGGTTGTCACTGACACTGCAGGATGTTGGTGTGCCCAGCATCACACTGCATGGACCTGAAGGCTTG GATGAACTCTATAGTGCCACTAAGAGATTTGTAATAATGAAGGACATGAATGTAACCATGGCAAAGTGCAGTCCCTCTGAAGACTTTGAAGACAATGTTATGAGTGTTAAATATGTGATACT AGGACCCAATGACGAGATATTTTCAAAAGATCTAAAGCCAGCGGCAAAGAGACAGAAACTAGCAGATCCTATTGAGAAGGGATTCGAAGAATTCTTTCGAGATGACACAGACTACTACAAACCGGAGTTGCGTAATTATGATGGATCAGCTCGACGGCATGTGAAACCTAAACCAATGCCAGGCAGGGCTGCATCAAGTATGG ATAACCAGGATCCCATGAAAAGAAAGACTGAAAAGGTTTTACATGATCTACAGAAGAAATCGCATTGCACTGTGTCATACATCTGTACTCTTAAG AAACGCCTAGGAACTCTAGACCTGGCGAAATGCGTGGAACTGGGAGTGAAGCCAGGTCCGATGCTCGGGCAGCTGAAGAACGGCCACGACGTGGTGCTGCCGGACGGCACGCTCGTCTTGTCCAAGGACGTGAAGACGCCTGATGACCCTGGGCCTGTGTTTATAG TGCTAGACGTGCCGAATATATCGTACCTCAAGGAGAGTGAGTTCTCCGCTCACTTTGCGAATGGCGTTAACCCTCCAGAGAATATTCCCACTCTAATCGTACACTTCTCTCCGCCAGAAGTCTTCCATAGTGAATC GTACAAAGGTTTTCTAGCGCTGTTTGGGCCGACAACGCGCCATCTAATCCTCAACGGCCAGAACTCCTGCCTAGGTTCGGAATCCGCGCACCGTACGCAACACAAGTTGCACCTGCTAGACCCTGACATATTCCCACTGCTCAAGGACGTTAGTATGCCCGCTGTGTGGAACGCCCATCCCCCTATACCAAAGACCAACAGTCCTATCAGACTGAAAGGGATGGAAGAATTAAAGAATAAG ATTGCACTCGCGCAGTTCCAGAACATAATAAACATGGAGGGGTCACCGAAAGGGGAACATCGGCCTCCTAGCGAGGAACCGAAGGCCGAGCTGACGGAACTCATCGCTGGACGGACACTCACAATGTTCCACTTGAGACCTAAGAGGCAGCTCGACAG AACATCAGAACCAAAGCTCCACATACAAGACTACATCCAAGAGACCATGGATGTGGACGGCTTCGTGGGTTCCTTAGAACAGTTCCGCCGCCTGGTCGACAGCATGCGATACACTAAGCGAGGCTCCCAGCAGGAGTATCCCAAGGTGGTGTTCCTCGGGACCGGTTCCTGTATACCCAGCAAGACTAGAAATACTAGTGCTATCGTGATTCATGTTGA TGAGAACCGCTCAATATTGCTGGATTGCGGTGAAGGCACCTTCGGCCAACTAGTCCGTTTTTACGGGCCGAAGAAAGTCAACTCATTCCTGAGGACGCTCAGGGCCATCTACATCTCACATCTGCATGCTGATCATCATATTG GTCTAATCGGCGTGCTGCAAGCGAGACGGCAGGCGTATGAGGAGATCAGCCACAGCGACCCTCCCGACCCGATATGCCTGCTGGCCCCCGGACAGATCGTGTCCTGGCTCTCTCTGTATGACCTGCAGTTTGAGAGGATCCGCAATGAGTTTACTCTCATACCTAATCAGAATCTG CTAGTAGACAGTACACCAGAGCTGTCCCCCGCGATCCTGGCCAGCCTAGGGCTACAGCAGCTGCACACATGCCACGTGGTGCACTGCCCCAACGCCTTCGGAGTGGCGCTCCATATCAGCAACTACAAGATCACATACTCCGGTGACACCTTGCCCTGCGAGACGCTTGTTAAACTAG GCCAAGACTCGACTCTGCTGATCCACGAAGCGACTATGGAAGACGAGTTGGCAGATGAGGCTCGTATGAAGATGCACTCGACAACAACTCAGGCCATAGAGATAGGACGGCAAATGAACGCTCAGTACACGGTGTTAACCCACTTCAGTCAGCGGTACGCGCGGCTGCCGCGACTTAATGCGAACATACTCAACGATAACGATAGCGTTGGCATCGCCTTCGATAATATGCAG ATAACAATGAGCGACCTGGACCTCCTCCCACACATGTATGCGCCGCTCCAACTGATGTTCGCGGAACATTGCGTCGAGATGGAACTGAAGGCGGCGCACCGGGCCTGCCAGAAACTACGCGCTGAAGCGCGCCGCTCCTTCCCCGACATCGCCGGTACTTCACCTTCTAACACAAAGCAACTACAGACAACTGTCAGCCCTACCCGAAAGAGCAAATCTCCTGAACCACAGACAACTTCTAAGATAGAAATAAAAACACCCGAACCAGAGACAATCAAAACAGATACTGCAATAACTCAACCAATGAACACAAATGAACCAACCACAGACAACGAAACAAAACCCATAGACAAACCAGAGACAAGTGAAAATGTAGACGTTAAGATGGAAAATGTTGGAGAGCGgtag
- the LOC126368694 gene encoding ribonuclease Z, mitochondrial isoform X3, whose amino-acid sequence MYGKRVLFSRVVSLSNVRYFKKDSSKKLLEFLAGMPKANSARILENQRQRQHIAKKSEKYGPSCVYLQVLGSGARGAPNTLYLFTDQKRYLFNCGECTQRLAHEHKVKLSRLDHIFITSKTWKNIGGLPGLSLTLQDVGVPSITLHGPEGLDELYSATKRFVIMKDMNVTMAKCSPSEDFEDNVMSVKYVILGPNDEIFSKDLKPAAKRQKLADPIEKGFEEFFRDDTDYYKPELRNYDGSARRHVKPKPMPGRAASSMDNQDPMKRKTEKVLHDLQKKSHCTVSYICTLKKRLGTLDLAKCVELGVKPGPMLGQLKNGHDVVLPDGTLVLSKDVKTPDDPGPVFIVLDVPNISYLKESEFSAHFANGVNPPENIPTLIVHFSPPEVFHSESYKGFLALFGPTTRHLILNGQNSCLGSESAHRTQHKLHLLDPDIFPLLKDVSMPAVWNAHPPIPKTNSPIRLKGMEELKNKFQNIINMEGSPKGEHRPPSEEPKAELTELIAGRTLTMFHLRPKRQLDRTSEPKLHIQDYIQETMDVDGFVGSLEQFRRLVDSMRYTKRGSQQEYPKVVFLGTGSCIPSKTRNTSAIVIHVDENRSILLDCGEGTFGQLVRFYGPKKVNSFLRTLRAIYISHLHADHHIGLIGVLQARRQAYEEISHSDPPDPICLLAPGQIVSWLSLYDLQFERIRNEFTLIPNQNLLVDSTPELSPAILASLGLQQLHTCHVVHCPNAFGVALHISNYKITYSGDTLPCETLVKLGQDSTLLIHEATMEDELADEARMKMHSTTTQAIEIGRQMNAQYTVLTHFSQRYARLPRLNANILNDNDSVGIAFDNMQITMSDLDLLPHMYAPLQLMFAEHCVEMELKAAHRACQKLRAEARRSFPDIAGTSPSNTKQLQTTVSPTRKSKSPEPQTTSKIEIKTPEPETIKTDTAITQPMNTNEPTTDNETKPIDKPETSENVDVKMENVGER is encoded by the exons ATGTACGGTAAAAGGGTTTTGTTTAGTCGAGTAGTTAGTTTATCAAACGTTAGATATTTCAAGAAGGATAGCTCTAAGAAACTGCTGGAATTTCTAGCCGGTATGCCGAAAGCAAATTCAGCCCGTATCTTGGAGAATCAACGTCAAAGACAGCATATTGCAAAGAAAAGTGAGAAGTATGGGCCCAGTTGTGTTTACCTGCAAGTCCTGGGCTCCGGAGCACGAGGAGCCCCAAACACTCTGTACTTATTCACTGACCAGAAAAG GTATCTATTCAACTGCGGGGAATGTACCCAGAGGCTTGCTCATGAGCACAAGGTTAAACTGTCCCGACTTGACCACATCTTCATAACCAGCAAGACTTGGAAGAACATTGGTGGACTCCCAGGGTTGTCACTGACACTGCAGGATGTTGGTGTGCCCAGCATCACACTGCATGGACCTGAAGGCTTG GATGAACTCTATAGTGCCACTAAGAGATTTGTAATAATGAAGGACATGAATGTAACCATGGCAAAGTGCAGTCCCTCTGAAGACTTTGAAGACAATGTTATGAGTGTTAAATATGTGATACT AGGACCCAATGACGAGATATTTTCAAAAGATCTAAAGCCAGCGGCAAAGAGACAGAAACTAGCAGATCCTATTGAGAAGGGATTCGAAGAATTCTTTCGAGATGACACAGACTACTACAAACCGGAGTTGCGTAATTATGATGGATCAGCTCGACGGCATGTGAAACCTAAACCAATGCCAGGCAGGGCTGCATCAAGTATGG ATAACCAGGATCCCATGAAAAGAAAGACTGAAAAGGTTTTACATGATCTACAGAAGAAATCGCATTGCACTGTGTCATACATCTGTACTCTTAAG AAACGCCTAGGAACTCTAGACCTGGCGAAATGCGTGGAACTGGGAGTGAAGCCAGGTCCGATGCTCGGGCAGCTGAAGAACGGCCACGACGTGGTGCTGCCGGACGGCACGCTCGTCTTGTCCAAGGACGTGAAGACGCCTGATGACCCTGGGCCTGTGTTTATAG TGCTAGACGTGCCGAATATATCGTACCTCAAGGAGAGTGAGTTCTCCGCTCACTTTGCGAATGGCGTTAACCCTCCAGAGAATATTCCCACTCTAATCGTACACTTCTCTCCGCCAGAAGTCTTCCATAGTGAATC GTACAAAGGTTTTCTAGCGCTGTTTGGGCCGACAACGCGCCATCTAATCCTCAACGGCCAGAACTCCTGCCTAGGTTCGGAATCCGCGCACCGTACGCAACACAAGTTGCACCTGCTAGACCCTGACATATTCCCACTGCTCAAGGACGTTAGTATGCCCGCTGTGTGGAACGCCCATCCCCCTATACCAAAGACCAACAGTCCTATCAGACTGAAAGGGATGGAAGAATTAAAGAATAAG TTCCAGAACATAATAAACATGGAGGGGTCACCGAAAGGGGAACATCGGCCTCCTAGCGAGGAACCGAAGGCCGAGCTGACGGAACTCATCGCTGGACGGACACTCACAATGTTCCACTTGAGACCTAAGAGGCAGCTCGACAG AACATCAGAACCAAAGCTCCACATACAAGACTACATCCAAGAGACCATGGATGTGGACGGCTTCGTGGGTTCCTTAGAACAGTTCCGCCGCCTGGTCGACAGCATGCGATACACTAAGCGAGGCTCCCAGCAGGAGTATCCCAAGGTGGTGTTCCTCGGGACCGGTTCCTGTATACCCAGCAAGACTAGAAATACTAGTGCTATCGTGATTCATGTTGA TGAGAACCGCTCAATATTGCTGGATTGCGGTGAAGGCACCTTCGGCCAACTAGTCCGTTTTTACGGGCCGAAGAAAGTCAACTCATTCCTGAGGACGCTCAGGGCCATCTACATCTCACATCTGCATGCTGATCATCATATTG GTCTAATCGGCGTGCTGCAAGCGAGACGGCAGGCGTATGAGGAGATCAGCCACAGCGACCCTCCCGACCCGATATGCCTGCTGGCCCCCGGACAGATCGTGTCCTGGCTCTCTCTGTATGACCTGCAGTTTGAGAGGATCCGCAATGAGTTTACTCTCATACCTAATCAGAATCTG CTAGTAGACAGTACACCAGAGCTGTCCCCCGCGATCCTGGCCAGCCTAGGGCTACAGCAGCTGCACACATGCCACGTGGTGCACTGCCCCAACGCCTTCGGAGTGGCGCTCCATATCAGCAACTACAAGATCACATACTCCGGTGACACCTTGCCCTGCGAGACGCTTGTTAAACTAG GCCAAGACTCGACTCTGCTGATCCACGAAGCGACTATGGAAGACGAGTTGGCAGATGAGGCTCGTATGAAGATGCACTCGACAACAACTCAGGCCATAGAGATAGGACGGCAAATGAACGCTCAGTACACGGTGTTAACCCACTTCAGTCAGCGGTACGCGCGGCTGCCGCGACTTAATGCGAACATACTCAACGATAACGATAGCGTTGGCATCGCCTTCGATAATATGCAG ATAACAATGAGCGACCTGGACCTCCTCCCACACATGTATGCGCCGCTCCAACTGATGTTCGCGGAACATTGCGTCGAGATGGAACTGAAGGCGGCGCACCGGGCCTGCCAGAAACTACGCGCTGAAGCGCGCCGCTCCTTCCCCGACATCGCCGGTACTTCACCTTCTAACACAAAGCAACTACAGACAACTGTCAGCCCTACCCGAAAGAGCAAATCTCCTGAACCACAGACAACTTCTAAGATAGAAATAAAAACACCCGAACCAGAGACAATCAAAACAGATACTGCAATAACTCAACCAATGAACACAAATGAACCAACCACAGACAACGAAACAAAACCCATAGACAAACCAGAGACAAGTGAAAATGTAGACGTTAAGATGGAAAATGTTGGAGAGCGgtag